Genomic window (Elusimicrobiota bacterium):
CGCGAAGACGATGGCCAGGCTCATCGCGAGGAAGGTCTTCCCCTCCCCCTGCGTCGTGCTGGTGATGAGCAGGGTCTTGAGGTCCCTCCCCGCGCCGGCGAAGCCGAGCATCGTGCGGATGTTCCGCAGGGACTCCCCGGTGAAGGAGTCGGGCCCCGCGAGCACGTCGACGTAGGACTTCAAGGAGTCTCCCGCGAAGGTCGCGCGCGGTACGGCGCCGAGGAAGGGCAGGCCGAGCTTGCGCTCGACGTCCTCCTGCGAGCGCACGGTCTGGTCGAGGGCGTCGGCGCCGAGGGCGAGGAAGAAGCCCGCGAGCAGCCCGAGCAGCGCGGCGAGCGCGAGCGAACGCGCCTTGCGGGGCTTCGAGGGGGTTCGCGGGACCTCCGCCGGGTCGACGATGCGCACGTTGTTCCCGAGGAGCTGTCCCGAGAGCTCCGCTTTCATGCTCTGGACGATCTTCCCCGTCTCGTCCTGGATGCGGGAGCGCAGGGCCTCCATCTGGGACTTGAGGCGTATGACCTCGGGGTGCTCCGGGGTGTAGCGGCGCGAGAGGTCCCCCCAGCGCGCCTCGAGGCCGGCGTAGGAGGCCTTCAGCGTCTGGATGAGCTGGCTGTTGACGACGGCGGGCAGGGAGTCCGGGGAGACGTCGCGGGGGTCCTTCGCGGCGCCTCCGGGGTAGAGGGCGGCGAGGATCTCCTTGGAGATGAAGAGTTTGTTCTCGACGTTCTCCGCGACGAAGGAGGCGGCGACGGCGTTCGCGACGCCCGCGGCGAGCGCCGGGTCGTGGGATTCGACGGTCACGTTCACGAGGCGGCTGCGGCGCACCGGAGAGATCGCGACGGCGCGCTCGAGCGCCTCGACGCCGGAAGAGAAGTCCTCGGCCTTGGAGAGCGCGAGGTTCTGGTGGACCTTGCGCAGGAGACTTCGGCTCTTGAGCAGGCGGTACTGGGTCTGGTAGTAGTCGTCGTCGCTCGCCTCCACCATCGCGCCCTCGCTGTAGACCGGGGCGCGCCGCTCCTTCTCGATGAGGAGCAGGGCGGAGGCGGAGTAGACGGGGCGCGCCGTGAAGACGTAGAGGAGCGCGCCGAGGGTCGAGACGAGGAAGGCCGAGAGCACCACCCAGCGGCGGCGCACGAGGACCTGGAGATAGCTGGCGAGGTCGATGTCCGGGGCGTTCTCGGCGGGCTGCTCGTCCATGGGGTCCTCCGGGAGAGCCCTTAGAAGAGGCTCTCCGGGATGATGACGACGTCGTTGGGCTGGAGGCGCAGGTCTTTGCTCTTGTCCCCGCGTTTGGTGATGGCCGTGATCTCGATGAGCAGGGTCTCGCTTCGGCCGTTGACGTTGCGGACGATGCGCGTGCGGTCGACGGCGGCGTAGGGCGTGAAGCCGCCGGCGAGCGTGACGGCCTCCAGGACCGTGAGCGGGGCCTCGGTGGGCAGCGGGTAGGAGCCGGGGTTCTTGACCTCTCCGAGGACGTAGACCTGCTTGTTGCCGTATTCCTGGATGAAGACGGAGACCTGGGGGTCGACGAGGTAGCGCTTGAGCTTCGCGAGCACCGCGGCCTCGGCCTCGGCGACCGTCAGGCCGGCCACCTTCACGGCTCCCGCCAGCGGCAGGGTGATGCCCCCCTCCGGGCTCACGCGGACTTTCCGGTCGAGGTCCTTCTCCTGATAGACCGTGATCTCGAGCAGGTCGGCGGGACCGACGCGGTAGGAGGTCTGCTTCTGCTGGACGAACTGGAGGGCGTTCTTGAGCGCGGCCTCCTCGGCCTGTTCTCGCCGGACGCCCTTGGGAGCGGCGGGCTTGTCGGCGGCCGGTGCGGCGGCGTCCGTCGCGGGCGGGACGGCGGCCGAGGCCGCCTTCGCCTCGGCGTCCTCGGAGGACGGGACGCGGACGCTCACGCAGCCGGCGAGCGGCAGGAGGCCGGCGAGCAGGAGCAGCGCGGAGAAGCGGCGCAGCACGCCCGTCCAGGAGCCCCGGGACTTGAGGATGAGCTCGGCGACTTCGCGCACTGCGCCGTGCCCCCCGGGACGGCGGGTGACGAGATGGGCGAAGCG
Coding sequences:
- a CDS encoding polysaccharide biosynthesis tyrosine autokinase; its protein translation is MDEQPAENAPDIDLASYLQVLVRRRWVVLSAFLVSTLGALLYVFTARPVYSASALLLIEKERRAPVYSEGAMVEASDDDYYQTQYRLLKSRSLLRKVHQNLALSKAEDFSSGVEALERAVAISPVRRSRLVNVTVESHDPALAAGVANAVAASFVAENVENKLFISKEILAALYPGGAAKDPRDVSPDSLPAVVNSQLIQTLKASYAGLEARWGDLSRRYTPEHPEVIRLKSQMEALRSRIQDETGKIVQSMKAELSGQLLGNNVRIVDPAEVPRTPSKPRKARSLALAALLGLLAGFFLALGADALDQTVRSQEDVERKLGLPFLGAVPRATFAGDSLKSYVDVLAGPDSFTGESLRNIRTMLGFAGAGRDLKTLLITSTTQGEGKTFLAMSLAIVFAQLGEKVLLLEGDLRRPNVHKRFAVNNESGVSWFLAHGKDVSELEGLVRPSGVANLDVLPCGRIPPNPSELLSTPRVNALIGWARGRYDRVIVDGTPVLPISDALLWGRHADAAVFVAKFGGAHALLARRARQKIEEGGLRISGAVLNQVTGRGGRYYGDYHYYYRYSNSDKKPSA
- a CDS encoding polysaccharide biosynthesis/export family protein; this translates as MTLRERARRIRLLLMDVDGVLTDGRLFHFGGGDGKLVELKGFDSQDGIALIWLSENGVETGLISGRKSEGVVGRAKMLRMRHVVLGTFEKLPAFEDILRRTGLKASQAAFIGDDLPDVPVLRRAGLAVCVPNARAEVRRFAHLVTRRPGGHGAVREVAELILKSRGSWTGVLRRFSALLLLAGLLPLAGCVSVRVPSSEDAEAKAASAAVPPATDAAAPAADKPAAPKGVRREQAEEAALKNALQFVQQKQTSYRVGPADLLEITVYQEKDLDRKVRVSPEGGITLPLAGAVKVAGLTVAEAEAAVLAKLKRYLVDPQVSVFIQEYGNKQVYVLGEVKNPGSYPLPTEAPLTVLEAVTLAGGFTPYAAVDRTRIVRNVNGRSETLLIEITAITKRGDKSKDLRLQPNDVVIIPESLF